ATCCTGGGCAGTGGAGAGTACTTTTGCCGTGAATTCATCGTTGCTCGGCAGAGAGGCGACGACGCCGGGAAGTTCTGCGAGAAGTTGCGCCTCGCTCATGTGGATTCCCGTATCGTTGAGTTTTATTTCGAGGCCCGCCTCATCCTCCAGTGGACGCAGGAGGGGCATCGGGTCCCTGAGTTCCAATATCCAGGTCGTGGTGATCCACGCAATGCCCTTCGCCATTTAAAACTTTCCTCATATTCGACTGATGGGGCGCCCAGTATCACACGGACGGGAATCAGAGCGTGAAAGCTCCCAGCGGGGCGTTTCAAAAGGTCTCCGATAGGGATTAAGGGTGCCATAGATGTCCCTAAATCGCTATGCGAGGCGAGATGGTATGATTCAGGGGAGGTACCTGAAAATGATAGCCCGCTTTTCATCACTCCATAGGATTTCGAGCCCGAAGGTCGCCGCTATCCACGCCATCGTCTCCCGCCGGTAGAAGCACAGGTGGGTAAAATCCCGCCGGTAGTGCCAGTTCGCTCGAAAAACCTTCTCGCTCCAAAAGGCTGTCATCACCCCGAGAAGGCCGCCTGCATTTAGATGAGAGAGCAGACGTGTAATCTCCTCTCCTGGATTTTGAAAATGCTCAAAGGTTTCGGTCGATACGATGAAGTCGTAGGGTCCATTCGGGGGGGTGGGGAAATAGTGGGGGTCATAACGATCAATTGTATGCCCTTTTTTTTCAATTATTTCGCAGAGGACTGGCGAGGGCCCACAACCATAGTCGAGCCCGAAGGAGGCGGGCGAGAGCCGTTGGCCGAGGGGAGTCGCTATCGTTTCGAGGAAGGCGAGGTAGCCTTTGTCTCCCGGCGAATTTTGATGCTGGTCGTAGCGGGCGCGCTCGGCCTCGGGGGAGGGCCAATATTGCTCGGGAACGAAAATCAGGCGGCAGACCGGGCAGTGAAGATACTCGCGTCCATCGGCCTTATCATATTTTTCGGCCTCCGCCTCCCCGCATAGCGGGCAGGATGATTTTTGAGGCGTAGTGTCTTTCGGGTTTGTATCGAGCACTTTTCTCCCCTGCATGTAGCTCTGTTTAGTATGGTTGGCGAAGGTTGACACTTATCCAGTGTATCTTCTAGCTTTGGCTTCGGCGAAATAAAGCGCCCATATTTATATAAATTTAAATCCTCAGTTCTGGAGAACCAGATGATTCTGGACAAATTCAAGCTAGACGGCAAAGTGGCGCTTGTAACGGGTGCTGGCTCGGGACTCGGACAGGCGATGGCCGTCGCTCTAGCCGAGGCGGGTGCGGACGTTGCCCTCGCGGGAAGACGGGTTGAGGCGCTTGCCGAGACTGAAAAGCGCATCTCGGCTACTGGCAGAAGAGTGCTTGCCGTATCGGCGGACGTATCGAAATCTGAAGACGTGAAAAAACTTGTGTCAGCGTGTGAATCTAAACTTGGTCCCATCGATATCCTGGTCAACGGGGCGGGTGTATTCAGCGGCTATGACACAGTGGCGCTTGCCGAGGATGAATGGCGCCGCATTATAGACATCAACCTCACCGGAACATTTCTTTGCTGCCAAGCTGTGGGCGAGGGCATGTTCTCGCGTGGGCGAGGTAGCATCATCAACATCGCTACCTTTCTCGGGGATCGCGCCCAGCGTCCGGCACGCGCCGCCTACAATGCGAGCAAGGGCGGTGTCGCCGCCCTGAGCCGTGCGCTTTCAGTTGAATGGGGCACACAGGGTGTTCGTGTCAATTGCATCTCGCCCGGTGCCCACCGCACCCCCATGTTGTCCCCCGGTCTTGCTAAGCCGGGCAATGAGGAATGGTTGAATGAAAAAACTATTCTTGGCCGCGTGGGCGAGCCCGAGGACATCGCCGGGCTCTGCGTCTTTCTCGCCTCTGAGGCTTCAGGTTATATTACGGGCGTCAACATCTACGAGGACGGAGGGGGCTGGAGCTAGCACATTATGACTGAACTCGGCGCACTTATTTTTGATTTCGACGGAACCATTGCCGATAGCGAGCCGCTCCATCTGGCCGCTTTCCAGCGGACCTTTGCGGACGAGTGCGGTTTGGAACTCACGGAGGCCGACTACAAGGCCCATTATCTTGCCTTTGACGATCAGATGATGATGACCGCGTTTCTTGCCGACAGGGGGATGGATGTATTACCCGGCCGATTTGAAGAGTTGCTTGCAATCAAGGAGGCACACTTTGAGGCGCTCGCAGGCGAGCCACCCATTTTGCCCGGCGCCATTGCCCTTATTCGCGCCGCCTCTAAGAGGTGGCCGCTGGCCGTGGCGAGCGGGGCGCTTGAGTCTGAGATTCGGCCCATTTTGGAGGACGCTGGGCTAATCGATTGCTTTGTGACCATCGTTTCGGCCGAAATGGTTGAACGTGGAAAACCCGACCCCGAGAGTTTTCTAACCGCACTGGCGAGAATTAACGAAAAACGCGACAAAAAAATCTTGCCCTCGGGGGCTCTTGTTTTCGAGGATTCGATCCCTGGTGTTAGCTCGGGCCGCGCTGCGGGTATGCGTGTCCTCGCAATTACGAACAGTTTTCCGCGAGAGCAACTCAACCAAGCTGATCGCGTGGTGGACTCACTTGAGGAAATCGTCGACACTGAGGCCCTGGCGTCGTGGTTCGCCTCGTTGTCATAGAGATTTGTAAGGCTTTTTAAATTAACTACTTAGAAGGGCATTTCTGAGATGGCGATACTCAAGGTATCACGCATGGGCCACCCCGTCCTGAGACAACCCGCAGAGGAAATAGCGCCCGGGGGGCTCAAGAGCGACGAGCTCAAGGCGCTGGCCGACGACATGGTGGAGACAATGGTCGAGTATGCCGGGGTCGGTCTGGCGGCTCCCCAGGTGCATTATGGGGTGCGCCTTTTTGTCATTCAGCCCGATCCGGGCGATGAGACCTCGCTTCGCATCGCTGCCAACCCGGTTGTCACTCTGCTCACAGAGGAAACTGTCGAGGCTTGGGAGGGCTGTCTTTCCGTTCCCGACATCCATGGTTTGGTGTCTCGCTTTCTCAAGGTGCGGCTCGATGCTTTTGATCGAGACGGGAAAAAATACTCGGTCGAGCTTGAGGATTTCGCCGCCCGTGTTGCTCAGCACGAGGCAGATCACATGGATGGCGTACTTTTCCTCGACCGGATGACGAATTTGTCCAACCTCGCCTTTGGCGAGGAGTTCCGTCGCTATCACGCTCCTCGCCCCGAGCCTGAGCAAGAAGAGGGTGAGGAGACCTCGGATGAATCTTAAACGCTCCCCGATCATGGTCGCGTTCGCGTGGGTGCTATTTGCCTCTGTTGTTTTTTTCCCAAGTGTCAGTAGTTCTGAAGTCCTAGTGTCTGAGTACATGAAAAAGTGGAAGGGAAAAACCATACCAATTCGGGTAAAAGCGTATTTTGGAGGGATGGGGGATGGAATAAGCGCCGCTAACGATCTGGTTCGTCTTGCCGACCAGAAAGGTGTTTATTGTCGCCCCTCCAAAATTCTTGTTACTGCTGAGAATTACATTGCGATTCTCGATAGCTACCTTGAATCAGATAAGGGAAAAATTATACTCGGTGATCCGAGAGCGTCTGTTTCTGGTGCGATGATATTAGCGCTCAAAGAGGTTTTTCCATGCCTCAAACCTGGAGAGAAAAAAGCCTCGCACCATCACCACAAAGGTGGTCCAAACAAACCCCATGCCCATTAAAAGGTCCTGTGCGTGTATTAAGAATAGGTGAGCATGGGCCGGTGAGCCGTCACTAAAAGAAAAAAGGCCGCGGAGGAGCTATCCACCGCGGCCTTTTGTATTCCTGGTGCCCAAGAGAGGACTCGAACCTCCACAGGGTTTCCCCCACCAGCACCTCAAGCTGGCGTGTCTACCAGTTCCACCACTTGGGCTTGTGTCTTTCGACCCCGCCTTATAGCGCTAGGGCTCACTCCGTGTCAATTTTGTCTGGGGATTTAAACGGATGTGCCCTTGGAAAGGGGCTGGATATGCCTTATTTGGGCCTTGAGCGGGGATTAAGGGCGTCTCGCAGCCCCTCGCCAAACAGGTTGAAGGCTAAAACCACGATGAGGATGGCAAAGCCCGGAATGAACATCAGCCAGGGGGCGTCGAAGAGAAATTTACGCCCGTCCGAGAGGATGTTTCCCCAGGAGGCGTCGGGCAGCGGCACCCCGAAGCCCAGAAAGCTCAACCCCGCCTCGGTGAGAATAGCTGCGGGCACCCCAATGGTGGCAGATACGAGAACGGCTGCCAGCGAGTTTGGCACGAGGTGAAGAAAAATCAGGCGCTTGTCTTTTGCCCCGATGGCCCTGGCTGCCTCGATGTAGGGGCGCTCTCTGAGCGATAAAATCTCGGCGCGAACGAACCTGGCCGGGCCCACCCAACTTGTGATGCCGATGACGACCATGACGTTCCAAATGCTGGGCGGTAAAACCGCAATGGCCGTGAGGATGAGGAAAAAGGTTGGAAACGAAAGCTGGACGTCCACGAGAACGATGAAAATAGTGTCCACGTTGACGATGGGATGCCGTTTGAGAAAGCCGAAAGTGGGTAGGGACTCCAGCCACATGCCCAAGATGATCCCGATGAAAACAAGTGCGCCCTCAAGGGGGAAAAGATACCACCACGAAATTCCGCTGAATAAAAATCCACCGGTAATGGGAAAGAGGATTGCGCCCAGAAGGGAGGCTGGCCCGATTTGCCTGTTTCCGTGAAATCCCGCGATGCCCCCCATGAAGACCCCGAGGAGCATCGATATTCCCACGGCGACAAAACCGACCGCCATGGCGATTTTCGTGCCCTCGAGCATGCGCGCAAAAACGTCGCGCCCCAACTCGTCGGTTCCAAAAACGTAGATGCCCAATGGCGGCGCCTCCTCGGGTGCGACGGCATCGAGGTTCGGTTTTGCCATGGGTGGCCTAAAGCGGTCGGGAAGCCGGACGGTACTCGGGCTGAAATAGGGGTCATCGCCCGAGGTTCCCCACCAACCGACAACCGCCAGGGCTAAAAAGAAAATGAGGACTGTTGCGCCCCCCATGGCTAGGCGATCCTGGCGGAGGCTTCGCGCAATACGCTGCCAGGGGGTGAGGATTTCTTCCGCGAATTCGTCCGCTTGCGGCGTTTCCGTCCATGTTGTCATAGGCGAATCCTCGGATCGACGAGAACAAGGAGGATGTCGGATATAAAGGTGCCGATAAGCACGAGAATAGCGGCGAAGAAATTCAGGCTGATGACGATTGGGTAGTCTCGCGCAAGAATCGCTTCGAAGGCCATTCGGCCCATGCCCGGCCAGGCGAAGATTTGCTCAAAAATAACCGAGCCGCCAATGAGGGCCGGGAGAAGCATTCCGAACATGGTGACAAAGGGCAGCGCCGCGTTTCTAAGTGCATGTACATAATAAACCGTGTTCTCATCAAGGCCCTTTGCGTGTGCGGAGCGTACGAAATCCGAATCGATAACTTCTATCATCTGCACACGCACGTAACGCGATAAAACGGCAATGCCTCCAATCGCTCCTAGCACGCTGGGGAGAACGAGATGCCAAAGTCGGTCGTTGAGCCAATAGAGGAGGGGCGCTGTTTCCTGCCCGAAAGTCCGCATGCCCAGTACTGGAACTTCTAGGTATTGTACGGAGCCCATAATTACCAGATAGGCCAGAAAAAAACCGGGGAAGGAAATGAAGAAAAACGAGAGAAAAGTGGTCCCTCGATCATAGATGCCTCCCCGTGCAAGGGCCGCAGGTATCCCCATGGGAAACGCGAGGCACCAAGTGAGGATGGTGCCGACAATGAAAAGAGGCAGGCTGTTAAGGAATCGCCGCCATATTTTACCCAACACGGGTTGATTGTCTTTGAAACTTTTAAGTTCGCCAGAGCCGAGTTTTTTATAGAAGAGGAAGTATTGCTTCCAGAGCGGTTTGTCGAGATCAAAGGCGGCGCGGTAGCGGGCGATATCCTCTTTTCTAAAGCGCGGGTTGAGCGGGTCGATCTGGCTTGGTTGGCCCGGCGCCAGGTGGATGATTAAAAAGCTGACAATCGAAATGATCAGGAGCGTAAATGTTT
This DNA window, taken from Nitrospinaceae bacterium, encodes the following:
- a CDS encoding class I SAM-dependent methyltransferase; the protein is MQGRKVLDTNPKDTTPQKSSCPLCGEAEAEKYDKADGREYLHCPVCRLIFVPEQYWPSPEAERARYDQHQNSPGDKGYLAFLETIATPLGQRLSPASFGLDYGCGPSPVLCEIIEKKGHTIDRYDPHYFPTPPNGPYDFIVSTETFEHFQNPGEEITRLLSHLNAGGLLGVMTAFWSEKVFRANWHYRRDFTHLCFYRRETMAWIAATFGLEILWSDEKRAIIFRYLP
- a CDS encoding HAD family phosphatase; the encoded protein is MTELGALIFDFDGTIADSEPLHLAAFQRTFADECGLELTEADYKAHYLAFDDQMMMTAFLADRGMDVLPGRFEELLAIKEAHFEALAGEPPILPGAIALIRAASKRWPLAVASGALESEIRPILEDAGLIDCFVTIVSAEMVERGKPDPESFLTALARINEKRDKKILPSGALVFEDSIPGVSSGRAAGMRVLAITNSFPREQLNQADRVVDSLEEIVDTEALASWFASLS
- a CDS encoding glucose 1-dehydrogenase, which codes for MILDKFKLDGKVALVTGAGSGLGQAMAVALAEAGADVALAGRRVEALAETEKRISATGRRVLAVSADVSKSEDVKKLVSACESKLGPIDILVNGAGVFSGYDTVALAEDEWRRIIDINLTGTFLCCQAVGEGMFSRGRGSIINIATFLGDRAQRPARAAYNASKGGVAALSRALSVEWGTQGVRVNCISPGAHRTPMLSPGLAKPGNEEWLNEKTILGRVGEPEDIAGLCVFLASEASGYITGVNIYEDGGGWS
- a CDS encoding ABC transporter permease; amino-acid sequence: MGAYIIRTAFFKTFTLLIISIVSFLIIHLAPGQPSQIDPLNPRFRKEDIARYRAAFDLDKPLWKQYFLFYKKLGSGELKSFKDNQPVLGKIWRRFLNSLPLFIVGTILTWCLAFPMGIPAALARGGIYDRGTTFLSFFFISFPGFFLAYLVIMGSVQYLEVPVLGMRTFGQETAPLLYWLNDRLWHLVLPSVLGAIGGIAVLSRYVRVQMIEVIDSDFVRSAHAKGLDENTVYYVHALRNAALPFVTMFGMLLPALIGGSVIFEQIFAWPGMGRMAFEAILARDYPIVISLNFFAAILVLIGTFISDILLVLVDPRIRL
- a CDS encoding ABC transporter permease, with product MTTWTETPQADEFAEEILTPWQRIARSLRQDRLAMGGATVLIFFLALAVVGWWGTSGDDPYFSPSTVRLPDRFRPPMAKPNLDAVAPEEAPPLGIYVFGTDELGRDVFARMLEGTKIAMAVGFVAVGISMLLGVFMGGIAGFHGNRQIGPASLLGAILFPITGGFLFSGISWWYLFPLEGALVFIGIILGMWLESLPTFGFLKRHPIVNVDTIFIVLVDVQLSFPTFFLILTAIAVLPPSIWNVMVVIGITSWVGPARFVRAEILSLRERPYIEAARAIGAKDKRLIFLHLVPNSLAAVLVSATIGVPAAILTEAGLSFLGFGVPLPDASWGNILSDGRKFLFDAPWLMFIPGFAILIVVLAFNLFGEGLRDALNPRSRPK
- the def gene encoding peptide deformylase, which encodes MAILKVSRMGHPVLRQPAEEIAPGGLKSDELKALADDMVETMVEYAGVGLAAPQVHYGVRLFVIQPDPGDETSLRIAANPVVTLLTEETVEAWEGCLSVPDIHGLVSRFLKVRLDAFDRDGKKYSVELEDFAARVAQHEADHMDGVLFLDRMTNLSNLAFGEEFRRYHAPRPEPEQEEGEETSDES